The following proteins come from a genomic window of Lolium rigidum isolate FL_2022 chromosome 5, APGP_CSIRO_Lrig_0.1, whole genome shotgun sequence:
- the LOC124655073 gene encoding factor of DNA methylation 1-like, which yields MQKRKRQSGDENADEHELMEDLSGMDNPDQGLSTEHEGARREISDIHSMLIKGFIDISNTGGRNIAIKYIGQLDDRPFLRACLKKLPHNEAQKKSSELYHYWQEQIMNPEWNPFKTVTVEGITKEIVDVSDDKLQELCAAWDEEVCKAVVNCLTEIHESGKLRDRTIVPELWNFKGKRKATISESVEYICSQVKRLNDTKNRRTRRAR from the exons ATGCAGAAACGGAAGCGGCAATCTGGAGATGAAAATGCTGATGAGCATGAGCTTATGGAAGATCTTTCCGGTATGGACAATCCTGATCAAGGTTTAAGTACTGAGCATGAGGGTGCTAGAAGGGAAATTTCTGATATCCACTCGATGCTGATCAAG GGGTTTATTGACATTAGTAATACTGGAGGAAGGAATATCGCGATAAAGTACATAGGGCAATTGGACGACAGGCCATTCCTGCGAGCATGCCTTAAGAAGCTGCCTCACAATGAAGCACAGAAAAAATCGTCTGAGTTGTACCACTATTGGCAGGAGCAGATCATGAACCCAGAGTGGAATCCCTTCAAGACTGTCACAGTTGAAGGTATCACTAAG GAGATTGTTGATGTCAGTGATGACAAGCTGCAAGAGCTATGTGCTGCATGGGATGAAGAGGTGTGCAAGGCTGTGGTGAATTGTTTGACCGAAATTCATGAAAGCGGCAAGCTGAGGGATAGAACCATTGTACCTGAGCTCTGGAATTTCAAGGGCAAGAGGAAGGCCACTATCAGTGAGAGCGTTGAGTACATTTGTAGCCAAGTGAAGCGTCTGAATGACACGAAAAACAGGAGGACTCGCAG GGCAAGGTGA
- the LOC124655981 gene encoding putative serpin-Z8: protein MTDLAARLTKRLADANKNVNLVFSPLSIYAVLALLAAGAGGATLEEILRVLGARSRRELEDSVAFHREGPLRDMSESGGPSVAFAYGAWSDLTRPIKPAYRDAVVGTYKAEASVVDFLNDPEQATRQINTWVAEATRNLITSVVPPRSLDPNTRLVLANAVYFKGKWNLAFDERQTTNKPFYRLDGTAVNVPFMTNYSRHYIAEHDGFMVLKLRYKSSSCTRLHHCMCIFLPDSLDGLGSLLDKITSSPDFLREHLPQSTVRVGQFQVPKFKISFNRSVTAVLNDLGLRLPFTPEADLSDMLEEGGSDLPLLVHDVFQKAVFIIEEESHTVIFAGHVVDPSNGAGVAIPFPAPFQEYTTTKRNCDEATDVYGSSFPAYSPVSPAYSSPASSVYDPALPARPVSSIYNPSPPRYSPISPVYRPTVPFESDRSGYISMFLFVIAMDVLPAMFRFVEDTSALSDLSSIGIRHRVSLYADDVVVFARPNAADGGLGNPWLLCCGF, encoded by the exons ATGACCGATCTCGCCGCCCGCCTCACCAAGCGACTCGCCGACGCAAACAAAAACGTCAACCTGGTCTTCTCGCCGCTCTCCATCTACGCCGTCCTCGCGCTCCTGGCCGCCGGCGCTGGCGGGGCAACCCTGGAGGAGATCCTCCGCGTCTTAGGCGCGCGGTCGCGCCGCGAGCTAGAGGACTCGGTGGCGTTTCACCGGGAGGGGCCCCTCAGAGACATGTCTGAGTCCGGCGGGCCGAGCGTGGCGTTCGCGTACGGCGCGTGGAGCGACCTGACGCGGCCGATAAAGCCGGCCTACCGCGACGCCGTCGTCGGCACCTACAAGGCTGAGGCCAGCGTCGTGGACTTCCTCAACGATCCAGAGCAGGCAACGCGGCAGATCAACACCTGGGTCGCGGAGGCCACGAGGAACCTCATCACGTCCGTCGTACCTCCGAGATCTCTGGACCCGAACACCAGGCTCGTGCTAGCCAATGCTGTCTACTTCAAAGGCAAGTGGAACCTGGCGTTTGACGAGAGACAGACCACGAACAAGCCATTCTACCGGCTCGATGGCACTGCCGTCAACGTCCCGTTCATGACCAACTACTCTAGGCACTACATCGCGGAGCACGACGGATTCATGGTGCTCAAGCTACGCTACAAGAGCTCATCATGTACCCGATTACACCACTGCATGTGCATCTTCCTCCCGGACTCGCTCGACGGCCTAGGGAGCCTGCTGGACAAGATCACGTCATCCCCAGACTTTCTGCGTGAGCACCTGCCACAGAGCACGGTCAGGGTAGGCCAGTTTCAGGTGCCCAAGTTCAAAATTTCCTTTAATAGAAGCGTCACCGCCGTCCTCAACGATTTGGGTCTCCGGCTACCTTTCACTCCAGAGGCCGACCTCTCTGACATGCTTGAGGAAGGCGGCTCCGACTTGCCGCTCCTCGTGCATGACGTCTTCCAAAAGGCTGTC TTCATCATCGAAGAGGAGTCACACACAGTCATCTTTGCGGGACATGTTGTCGACCCTAGCAATGGTGCCGGAGTGGCGATCCCGTTCCCTGCCCCGTTTCAGGAGTACACCACAACAAAAAGAAATTGTGACGAGGCcactgatgtatatggttcatctTTCCCTGCATACAGTCCGGTATCGCCTGCATACAGCAGTCCGGCATCATCGGTATATGATCCAGCACTCCCCGCTCGTCCAGTATCGTCGATATATAATCCATCACCCCCTAGGTACAGCCCAATATCGCCGGTATACAGACCGACTGTTCCGTTTGAGTCGGACAGG AGCGGTTACATAAGCATGTTCCTGTTCGTCATTGCGATGGATGTGCTCCCTGCCATGTTCCGCTTCGTGGAAGACACCAGTGCCCTCTCAGACCTCTCCTCCATTGGGATCCGCCATCGGGTGTCCCTCTACGCCGACGACGTGGTCGTGTTTGCGAGGCCAAATGCAGCTGACGGTGGTTTGGGGAACCCTTGGTTGCTTTGCTGCGGCTTCTAG
- the LOC124655982 gene encoding factor of DNA methylation 4-like has protein sequence MAEPGDARRLPTNLDVLASDVHSKVEFYKNAYMDCIGINNVLHGVMEEKGKLQEEQKAVVQLAAEKDKLIAELNAQKDHLTTRNEEQAAEIESLKEQLSERESSQALLALKGSGLQSTQSGKVYIRSKKKRQQHSDGSGEDADYQGLSTELEAAKNELSDIHSKLIKGFIDISSTGGRNIAIKNIGQLSDKPFLQACLKKLTPKEAPEKASELYNFWQKQLLNTDWNPSKTLMDEGISKEIDVHDVNLQELRASWGEEVYKAVVNCLMEIEECGRLMDRTIVPELWNFKENRKATCSECVEYIFSQVKRLNGSKGRTTRSLAAFIAIRKGKSTSGQETYHLLVRLSWSFYRRQRGHPNEQGRKEKKTRA, from the exons ATGGCTGAGCCGGGAGATGCACGGCGTTTACCTACAAACCTTGATGTGTTGGCTTCTGATGTTCACTCAAAGGTGGAGTTCTACAAGAATGCCTATATGGACTGCATTGGCATCAATAATGTGCTTCACGGTGTCatggaagaaaaaggaaagctCCAGGAAGAACAGAAAG CGGTGGTCCAACTGGCTGCTGAAAAGGACAAACTGATCGCTGAACTGAATGCTCAAAAGGACCATCTGACTACCAGGAATGAAGAACAGGCAGCAGAGATCGAATCCCTAAAGGAACAGCTCAGTGAAAGGGAGTCCAGCCAGGCACTACTGGCACTGAAGGGAAGTGGCCTTCAGAGTACCCAGTCTGGAAAA GTGTATATAAGATCAAAGAAGAAACGACAACAACATTCTGATGGCAGTGGTGAAGATGCAGATTATCAAGGTTTAAGCACTGAGCTTGAGGCTGCTAAAAATGAACTGTCTGATATCCACTCTAAGCTTATCAAG GGTTTTATTGATATCAGTAGTACTGGAGGCAGGAATATTGCAATAAAGAACATAGGCCAACTGAGCGACAAGCCATTCCTACAGGCGTGCCTTAAGAAGCTTACTCCCAAAGAAGCTCCAGAAAAAGCTTCTGAGCTGTACAATTTTTGGCAGAAGCAACTGCTGAACACAGACTGGAATCCATCCAAGACTCTCATGGATGAAGGTATCTCGAAG GAGATTGATGTCCATGATGTCAATCTGCAAGAGCTACGTGCTTCATGGGGTGAAGAGGTGTACAAGGCCGTGGTGAATTGTTTGATGGAAATTGAAGAGTGTGGCAGGCTGATGGACAGAACCATCGTGCCCGAGCTTTGGAATTTCAAGGAGAATAGGAAGGCTACTTGCAGTGAATGTGTTGAGTACATTTTCAGCCAAGTGAAGCGTCTGAATGGTTCAAAAGGCAGGACAACTCGCAG CTTGGCTGCTTTCATTGCGATTAGAAAAGGGAAGAGTACAAGCGGGCAGGAGACCTACCATCTTCTAGTCAGGCTCTCTTGGTCTTTCTACCGACGCCAACGAGGCCACCCAAACGAGCAGggaagaaaagagaaaaagactAGAGCTTAG